In Alloyangia pacifica, the following proteins share a genomic window:
- a CDS encoding carboxymuconolactone decarboxylase family protein, with protein MTDPKKPFDTTPFELMMTQAQEMAKAFNPALESFAPKEFEKLWPTMPKDIMEFWFGKGMSKDGLDAKTRLLLTLAGLTMQGAQADTPVRMTVRHLMEAGATKDEIAETIAHMSMFAGIPAMTRAMELAREVMEDNKDDAK; from the coding sequence ATGACCGATCCCAAGAAGCCCTTCGACACGACGCCCTTCGAGCTGATGATGACCCAGGCGCAGGAGATGGCGAAAGCCTTCAACCCCGCGCTTGAGAGCTTCGCGCCGAAAGAGTTCGAGAAGCTCTGGCCGACCATGCCCAAGGACATCATGGAGTTCTGGTTCGGCAAGGGCATGTCGAAGGACGGGCTCGATGCCAAGACCCGGCTCTTGCTGACCCTGGCCGGGCTGACCATGCAGGGCGCCCAGGCCGACACGCCGGTGCGCATGACCGTGCGCCACCTCATGGAGGCCGGCGCCACGAAAGACGAGATCGCCGAGACCATCGCCCATATGTCGATGTTCGCCGGCATACCCGCCATGACCCGCGCCATGGAGCTTGCGCGCGAGGTGATGGAAGACAACAAGGATGACGCAAAATGA
- the nuoI gene encoding NADH-quinone oxidoreductase subunit NuoI, with translation MASIDYGRAAKYFLLADFIKGFQLGLRYFFAPKPTLNYPHEKGYLSPRFRGEHALRRYPNGEERCIACKLCEAICPAQAITIDAEPRDDGSRRTTRYDIDMTKCIYCGFCQEACPVDAIVEGPNFEFSTETREELFYDKEKLLANGDRWEAEIARNLELDAPYR, from the coding sequence ATGGCATCGATCGATTACGGCCGGGCAGCCAAGTATTTCCTGCTGGCGGACTTCATCAAGGGGTTCCAGCTGGGCCTGCGCTACTTCTTCGCGCCCAAGCCCACGCTGAACTACCCGCACGAGAAGGGCTATCTGTCGCCGCGCTTCCGGGGCGAGCACGCGCTGCGCCGCTACCCCAACGGCGAAGAGCGCTGCATCGCCTGCAAGCTCTGCGAGGCGATCTGCCCGGCGCAGGCCATCACCATCGACGCCGAGCCGCGCGACGACGGCAGCCGCCGCACCACGCGCTACGACATCGACATGACGAAATGCATCTACTGCGGCTTCTGCCAGGAAGCCTGCCCGGTGGATGCGATCGTCGAGGGGCCGAACTTCGAGTTCTCGACCGAGACGCGCGAGGAGCTTTTCTACGACAAGGAAAAGCTGCTGGCGAACGGCGATCGCTGGGAAGCAGAGATCGCCCGAAACCTCGAACTCGACGCCCCGTACCGCTGA
- the nuoH gene encoding NADH-quinone oxidoreductase subunit NuoH, with amino-acid sequence MADFFATPFGIFILVLAQTLAVVAFVMISLLFLVYGDRKIWAAVQMRRGPNVVGVFGILQSVADALKYILKEVVIPAGSDKSVFLMAPLVSFVCAMIAWAAIPFNDGWVLADINVAILYVMAISSLEVYGVIMGGWASNSKYPFLGSLRSAAQMISYEVSIGLIIIGVIISTGSMNFGDIVRAQDGGLGLFNWYWLPHFPMVFLFFISALAETNRPPFDLPEAESELVAGYQVEYSSTPFLLFMAGEYIAIFLMCALTSLLFFGGWLSPIPGLPDGVLWMVAKMAFFFFIFAMVKAITPRYRYDQLMRLGWKVFLPFSLFWVVFVSFAAKFGWFWGVFARWTTGG; translated from the coding sequence ATGGCAGACTTCTTCGCAACCCCCTTCGGCATCTTCATCCTTGTGCTCGCGCAAACCCTTGCGGTCGTGGCCTTCGTGATGATCTCGCTGTTGTTCCTGGTCTATGGAGACCGCAAGATCTGGGCCGCCGTCCAGATGCGGCGCGGCCCCAACGTCGTGGGGGTGTTCGGCATTCTCCAGTCGGTGGCGGACGCTCTGAAATACATCCTCAAGGAAGTGGTGATCCCGGCGGGCTCTGACAAGAGCGTGTTCCTGATGGCGCCGCTGGTTTCCTTCGTCTGTGCGATGATCGCCTGGGCGGCGATCCCGTTCAACGACGGCTGGGTGCTGGCGGACATCAACGTGGCGATCCTCTACGTGATGGCGATCAGCTCGCTCGAGGTCTACGGCGTGATCATGGGGGGCTGGGCGTCGAACTCGAAGTACCCGTTCCTCGGCTCGCTTCGCTCGGCGGCGCAGATGATCTCTTACGAGGTGTCGATCGGCCTGATCATCATCGGCGTGATCATCTCGACCGGCTCGATGAACTTCGGCGACATCGTGCGTGCCCAGGACGGTGGCCTCGGCCTGTTCAACTGGTACTGGCTGCCGCACTTCCCGATGGTGTTCCTTTTCTTCATCTCGGCGCTGGCCGAGACCAACCGACCGCCGTTCGACCTTCCCGAAGCGGAATCCGAACTGGTGGCCGGCTACCAAGTGGAGTATTCCTCGACGCCCTTCCTGCTGTTCATGGCAGGTGAATACATCGCGATCTTCCTGATGTGCGCGCTGACCTCGCTGCTGTTCTTCGGCGGCTGGCTGTCGCCGATCCCCGGCCTGCCCGACGGCGTGCTGTGGATGGTCGCGAAGATGGCGTTCTTCTTCTTCATCTTCGCGATGGTGAAGGCGATCACCCCGCGCTACCGCTACGACCAGCTGATGCGCCTTGGCTGGAAGGTCTTCCTTCCGTTCAGCCTGTTCTGGGTGGTCTTCGTGTCCTTCGCGGCGAAATTCGGATGGTTCTGGGGCGTCTTCGCCCGCTGGACCACGGGAGGTTAA
- the nuoG gene encoding NADH-quinone oxidoreductase subunit NuoG has product MTNLRKIVIDGTEIEVDGSMTLIQACEEAGIEVPRFCYHERLSIAGNCRMCLVEVVGGPPKPAASCAMQVRDLRPGPEGQPPVVKTNSPMVKKAREGVMEFLLINHPLDCPICDQGGECDLQDQAMAYGVDFSRFREPKRATEDLDLGPLVETHMTRCISCTRCVRFTTEVAGITQMGQTGRGEDAEITSYLNQTLDSNLQGNIIDLCPVGALVSKPYAFTARPWELSKTESIDVMDALGSNIRVDTKGREVMRFLPRNHDGVNEEWLSDKSRFVWDGLRRQRLDRPYIRKDGKLKPATWPEALAAAATALKGAKKVAGLVGDLAPVEAAFSLKQLIEALGGSVECRTDGARLPAANRSAYVGNVAIEEIDTAKEIVLIGTNPRDEAPVLNARIRKAWIAGAEVKLIGEAADLTYDVTHLGADRAALADAKVGDDAIVIVGQGALREADGLAVLAAAQALTGKVLVLHTAASRVGALDVGAVTEGGLEAATKDADVIYNLGADEIEIEAGAFVIYQGSHGDRGAHRADVVLPGAAYTEENGLFVNTEGRPQLAFRAGFAPGEAKENWAILRALSAEVGKTLPWDSLAQLRQALVAAVPHLAQIDVVPENAWTPLETDKLGEASFRNAVKDFWLSNPIARASVLMAELSANAKARRDAPMAAE; this is encoded by the coding sequence ATGACCAACCTTCGTAAGATCGTCATCGACGGCACCGAGATCGAGGTGGACGGGTCGATGACCCTGATACAGGCCTGTGAGGAAGCCGGCATCGAGGTGCCGCGCTTTTGCTACCACGAGCGCCTGTCCATCGCCGGCAACTGCCGCATGTGCCTTGTCGAGGTGGTCGGCGGCCCGCCCAAGCCCGCGGCCTCCTGCGCCATGCAGGTCCGCGACCTGCGACCCGGCCCCGAGGGCCAGCCGCCGGTCGTGAAGACCAACTCGCCGATGGTGAAGAAGGCCCGCGAGGGGGTGATGGAGTTCCTGCTCATCAACCACCCGCTCGACTGCCCGATCTGCGACCAGGGCGGCGAATGCGACCTGCAGGACCAGGCCATGGCCTATGGTGTCGACTTCTCGCGCTTCCGCGAGCCGAAGCGCGCCACCGAGGATCTCGACCTCGGTCCGCTGGTCGAGACCCATATGACCCGCTGCATCTCCTGCACCCGCTGCGTGCGCTTCACCACCGAGGTGGCGGGCATCACCCAGATGGGCCAGACCGGGCGCGGCGAGGATGCCGAGATCACCTCGTATCTGAACCAGACGCTCGACTCCAACCTGCAGGGCAATATCATCGATCTGTGCCCGGTGGGCGCGCTGGTCTCGAAACCCTATGCGTTCACCGCCCGCCCGTGGGAGCTGAGCAAGACCGAGTCCATCGACGTGATGGACGCGCTCGGCTCCAACATCCGCGTCGACACGAAGGGCCGCGAAGTCATGCGCTTCCTGCCGCGGAACCATGACGGGGTGAACGAGGAATGGCTCTCGGACAAGAGCCGCTTCGTCTGGGACGGCCTGCGCCGTCAGCGTCTCGACCGGCCCTACATCCGCAAGGACGGCAAGCTGAAGCCCGCCACTTGGCCCGAGGCGCTCGCCGCCGCGGCCACGGCGCTGAAGGGGGCCAAGAAGGTGGCCGGCCTTGTCGGCGATCTCGCCCCGGTCGAGGCGGCCTTCTCGCTCAAGCAGCTGATCGAAGCGCTCGGCGGTTCGGTCGAATGCCGCACCGACGGCGCGCGTCTGCCGGCCGCCAACCGCTCGGCCTATGTGGGCAACGTGGCGATCGAGGAAATCGACACGGCAAAGGAAATCGTGCTGATCGGCACCAACCCGCGCGACGAGGCGCCGGTGCTGAACGCCCGCATCCGCAAGGCCTGGATCGCCGGCGCCGAGGTCAAGCTGATCGGCGAGGCCGCCGACCTGACCTACGACGTGACGCACCTCGGCGCGGACCGCGCGGCGCTCGCCGATGCGAAGGTTGGCGACGATGCCATCGTGATCGTGGGGCAGGGCGCGCTGCGCGAGGCCGACGGTCTGGCCGTGCTGGCCGCTGCGCAGGCGCTCACCGGCAAGGTCCTGGTGCTGCACACCGCAGCCTCGCGCGTCGGCGCGCTCGACGTGGGCGCGGTGACCGAGGGCGGTCTGGAGGCGGCCACCAAGGATGCGGACGTGATCTACAACCTTGGCGCCGACGAGATCGAGATCGAGGCAGGTGCCTTCGTGATCTACCAGGGCTCGCACGGTGACCGTGGCGCGCATCGCGCCGACGTGGTCCTGCCGGGCGCTGCCTATACCGAAGAGAACGGTCTTTTCGTCAACACCGAGGGCCGGCCGCAGCTCGCCTTCCGCGCCGGTTTCGCGCCGGGCGAGGCGAAAGAAAACTGGGCGATCCTGCGCGCGCTCTCGGCCGAGGTCGGCAAGACCCTGCCGTGGGACAGCCTCGCGCAGCTTCGTCAGGCGCTGGTCGCCGCGGTGCCGCACCTGGCGCAGATCGACGTGGTGCCGGAAAACGCATGGACCCCGCTCGAGACCGACAAGCTGGGCGAGGCTTCCTTCCGCAACGCGGTCAAGGACTTCTGGCTGAGCAACCCGATCGCCCGCGCCTCGGTTCTGATGGCCGAGCTTTCGGCGAACGCAAAGGCGCGCCGCGACGCGCCCATGGCCGCCGAGTGA
- a CDS encoding DUF5333 domain-containing protein — protein sequence MSNLRTAVFASLLGALALPSVAMAKPPLGEVREIHDGLLAVGIADEIRNRCDDISARMLTAMGTLHALKKRARALGYSNEEIEDYVTSKAEKKKMRAEGVAYMAARGVAADDTAGLCRVGREEIARGSAIGALLREK from the coding sequence ATGAGCAACCTCAGAACCGCCGTCTTCGCCAGCCTGCTGGGAGCGCTCGCGCTGCCCTCCGTCGCGATGGCCAAGCCGCCGCTCGGCGAGGTGCGCGAGATTCACGACGGGCTGCTGGCCGTCGGCATCGCCGACGAGATCCGCAACCGCTGCGACGACATCAGTGCCCGGATGCTGACGGCCATGGGCACCCTCCACGCGCTGAAGAAGCGGGCGCGTGCGCTTGGCTACAGCAACGAGGAAATCGAGGATTACGTCACCTCGAAGGCCGAGAAGAAGAAAATGCGCGCCGAGGGTGTGGCCTATATGGCCGCGCGCGGCGTCGCTGCGGACGACACCGCGGGGCTCTGCCGCGTCGGCCGCGAGGAAATTGCAAGGGGCAGCGCCATCGGTGCGCTCCTGAGGGAGAAATGA
- a CDS encoding DUF5333 family protein, with protein sequence MTALVVAGCAATPSGNGFAGGSVANRWEQRVVTISMAERIADACHDEGIYLAPSRWGGAAHRATEEMAEQGVDRAELEAAFRAQDFGALSVEIDETLARKGVERGQPQSLCRVGAQEIAAGSDLGLTLKKG encoded by the coding sequence ATGACAGCGCTCGTGGTTGCGGGCTGCGCAGCCACGCCTTCGGGCAACGGTTTTGCGGGCGGCTCTGTCGCGAACCGCTGGGAGCAGCGCGTGGTGACCATCTCCATGGCCGAGCGCATTGCCGACGCCTGCCACGACGAGGGCATCTACCTTGCCCCGTCGCGCTGGGGCGGAGCGGCACACCGTGCGACCGAGGAAATGGCCGAGCAGGGCGTCGACCGGGCCGAGCTCGAGGCGGCTTTCCGGGCGCAGGACTTCGGGGCGCTGTCGGTCGAGATCGACGAGACGCTGGCCCGCAAGGGCGTCGAGAGGGGCCAGCCGCAGAGCCTGTGCCGCGTCGGCGCGCAAGAAATCGCGGCGGGGTCCGACCTGGGCCTGACGCTGAAGAAGGGATGA
- the nuoF gene encoding NADH-quinone oxidoreductase subunit NuoF: MLKDEDRIFTNLYGMQDRSLAGAKKRGHWDGTAGIIAKGRDWIIDEMKASGLRGRGGAGFPTGLKWSFMPKESDGRPAYLVINADESEPATCKDREIMRHDPHTLIEGALIASFAMNAHASYIYIRGEYIREREALQAAIDECYDAGLLGKNAAGSGWDFDLYLHHGAGAYICGEETALLESLEGKKGMPRMKPPFPAGSGLYGCPTTVNNVESIAVAPTILRRGATWFSSFGRQNNAGTKLFALTGHVNTPCVFEEQMSLPVRELIEKHGGGIRGGWDNLKAIIPGGASCPILPKDKLEDAIMDFDWMRQNQSSFGTGCMIVMDQNTDVIKAVWRLSKFFKHESCGQCTPCREGTGWMMRVMDRLVSGDAEVEEIDMLLNVTKQVEGHTICALGDAAAWPIQGLIRHFREEIEDRIKAKRTGRMGAMAAE; encoded by the coding sequence ATGCTGAAGGACGAAGATCGGATCTTTACCAATCTCTACGGCATGCAAGACCGCTCCCTCGCCGGGGCGAAGAAGCGTGGCCATTGGGACGGCACGGCCGGCATCATCGCCAAGGGCCGCGACTGGATCATCGACGAGATGAAGGCCTCGGGCCTGCGCGGTCGGGGCGGGGCGGGCTTCCCGACCGGCCTCAAGTGGTCCTTCATGCCCAAGGAAAGCGATGGTCGCCCGGCCTATCTGGTGATCAACGCCGATGAATCCGAGCCCGCGACCTGCAAGGACCGCGAGATCATGCGCCACGATCCGCACACGCTGATCGAGGGCGCGCTGATCGCCTCCTTCGCGATGAACGCGCATGCGAGCTACATCTACATTCGCGGCGAATACATCCGCGAGCGCGAGGCGCTGCAGGCGGCGATCGACGAGTGCTACGACGCGGGCCTGCTGGGCAAGAACGCCGCCGGCTCGGGCTGGGATTTCGATCTCTACCTGCACCACGGCGCGGGCGCCTATATCTGCGGCGAGGAAACCGCGCTGCTCGAAAGCCTCGAGGGCAAGAAGGGCATGCCGCGGATGAAGCCGCCGTTCCCGGCGGGCTCGGGCCTCTACGGCTGCCCGACCACGGTGAACAACGTCGAATCCATTGCTGTCGCCCCGACCATCCTGCGCCGCGGCGCGACCTGGTTCTCCTCCTTCGGGCGGCAGAACAACGCGGGCACCAAGCTCTTCGCCCTGACCGGCCACGTGAACACGCCCTGCGTCTTCGAAGAGCAGATGTCGCTGCCGGTGCGCGAGCTGATCGAAAAGCACGGCGGCGGCATCCGCGGCGGCTGGGACAATCTCAAGGCGATCATCCCCGGCGGCGCGTCCTGCCCGATCCTGCCCAAGGACAAGCTCGAAGACGCCATCATGGACTTCGACTGGATGCGTCAGAACCAGTCGTCCTTCGGCACCGGCTGCATGATCGTCATGGATCAGAACACCGACGTGATCAAAGCCGTCTGGCGCCTGTCGAAGTTCTTCAAGCACGAAAGCTGCGGCCAGTGCACGCCGTGCCGCGAGGGCACCGGCTGGATGATGCGGGTGATGGATCGCCTGGTGAGCGGCGATGCGGAGGTCGAGGAGATCGACATGCTGCTCAACGTCACCAAGCAGGTCGAGGGCCACACGATCTGCGCGCTCGGCGACGCGGCAGCCTGGCCGATCCAGGGTTTGATCCGTCACTTCCGCGAAGAGATCGAGGATCGGATCAAGGCCAAGCGCACCGGGCGCATGGGCGCCATGGCGGCTGAGTGA
- a CDS encoding DUF5337 domain-containing protein encodes MSGQDQHNRQGRITALVIAGTGLAWIAATVAGEMLGWTQRTRAFFDLAALAGFGTAIWMIYGLWRSRRKDKD; translated from the coding sequence ATGAGCGGACAGGACCAGCACAACCGGCAGGGGCGCATCACCGCGCTTGTCATTGCCGGGACCGGACTGGCCTGGATCGCCGCGACGGTCGCGGGCGAGATGCTGGGCTGGACCCAGCGCACGAGGGCCTTTTTCGACCTGGCCGCGCTGGCCGGGTTCGGGACGGCGATCTGGATGATTTACGGGCTCTGGCGGTCACGCCGGAAAGACAAGGACTGA
- a CDS encoding endonuclease: MTDVTMQDGCTRKSWISAAVIGLVVALFALGGHKGIVAALLLGLLATGLLGSLFIWLSCAPVPKLGERSPISRLTPSVEGEVPAVPEHAPAAPAPLMAAPAEAPEAKAEKAPEPAPAAAEEKTPAAAAETAKEKTPAAAPAAVADENEGGSQPVALAQPRSGSADNLKEIKGVGPKLESLLHELGIYHFDQIARWSSAEVAWMDENLKGFRGRVSRDDWIGQARILAAGGETEFSKRVEDGEVY; encoded by the coding sequence ATGACAGACGTGACGATGCAGGACGGATGCACCCGCAAGAGCTGGATATCAGCGGCCGTGATCGGCCTCGTCGTCGCGCTCTTCGCGCTGGGTGGGCACAAGGGGATCGTGGCGGCGCTGCTGCTGGGTCTTCTCGCGACCGGCCTGCTCGGCTCTCTCTTCATCTGGCTCTCCTGCGCCCCGGTGCCGAAATTGGGCGAGCGCTCGCCAATCTCGCGGCTGACGCCTTCGGTCGAGGGCGAGGTGCCTGCGGTCCCCGAGCACGCACCGGCGGCCCCAGCGCCGCTGATGGCAGCTCCGGCAGAGGCCCCCGAGGCCAAGGCCGAGAAGGCGCCCGAGCCCGCCCCGGCTGCGGCGGAGGAAAAGACCCCGGCCGCGGCTGCGGAGACGGCAAAGGAAAAGACCCCCGCCGCGGCTCCGGCAGCGGTGGCGGATGAAAACGAAGGGGGCTCGCAGCCCGTGGCGCTGGCGCAGCCGCGCTCGGGCAGCGCGGACAACCTGAAGGAAATCAAGGGCGTTGGGCCCAAGCTTGAGTCGCTGCTGCACGAGCTGGGCATCTACCATTTCGACCAGATCGCGCGCTGGAGCTCGGCCGAGGTCGCATGGATGGATGAGAACCTGAAAGGGTTCCGCGGCCGGGTCTCGCGCGATGACTGGATCGGGCAGGCCAGGATACTCGCGGCGGGCGGGGAGACCGAGTTCTCCAAGCGTGTCGAGGATGGCGAGGTCTACTGA
- the nuoE gene encoding NADH-quinone oxidoreductase subunit NuoE, giving the protein MLRRLHHEQPESFAFTPANMDWAEAQISKYPEGRQASAIIPLLWRAQEQEGWLSRPAIEYVADMLGMAHIRALEVATFYFMFQLQPVGSVAHVQICGTTSCMICGAGELMEVCKAKIAAKPHEVSADGKFSWEEVECLGACSNAPMAQIGKDYYEDLTGEKLAEILDAMAAGNVPAPGPQNGRFGSEPLGGPVVLTGDKDETLNASVALATEIGDTIKRIDGTEVPLRAPWRDRSNEKGDASPNTHTPKLSEGAPADETGIDKRQAPVTPAADVKSDPEPAEPKPLGKENNDD; this is encoded by the coding sequence ATGCTGCGCCGTCTTCATCACGAACAGCCCGAGAGCTTCGCTTTCACGCCCGCCAACATGGACTGGGCGGAGGCGCAGATCAGCAAGTACCCCGAAGGCCGTCAGGCCAGTGCGATCATCCCGCTGCTGTGGCGGGCGCAGGAACAGGAGGGCTGGCTGAGCCGGCCCGCCATCGAATATGTCGCCGACATGTTGGGCATGGCCCACATCCGCGCGCTCGAGGTGGCGACCTTCTACTTCATGTTCCAGCTGCAGCCGGTGGGCAGCGTGGCGCACGTGCAGATCTGCGGCACCACGTCCTGCATGATCTGCGGCGCTGGCGAACTGATGGAGGTCTGCAAGGCCAAGATCGCCGCAAAGCCGCATGAGGTTTCCGCCGACGGCAAGTTCTCCTGGGAAGAGGTCGAATGCCTCGGCGCCTGCTCGAACGCGCCGATGGCGCAGATCGGCAAGGATTACTACGAGGACCTGACCGGCGAGAAGCTGGCCGAGATTCTCGATGCCATGGCGGCCGGCAATGTGCCCGCGCCCGGCCCGCAGAATGGCCGCTTCGGCTCCGAGCCGCTCGGCGGCCCGGTGGTGCTGACCGGCGACAAGGACGAGACGCTCAATGCCTCCGTCGCGCTGGCGACCGAGATTGGCGACACGATCAAGCGCATCGACGGCACCGAGGTGCCGCTGCGCGCGCCTTGGCGCGACCGCTCGAACGAGAAGGGCGATGCAAGCCCTAACACCCATACACCGAAGCTCTCGGAAGGGGCCCCGGCCGATGAGACCGGCATCGACAAGCGTCAGGCCCCGGTGACCCCGGCGGCCGATGTGAAGTCGGACCCGGAGCCTGCAGAGCCGAAGCCGCTGGGTAAGGAAAACAACGACGATTGA